In Verrucomicrobiia bacterium, a genomic segment contains:
- a CDS encoding prepilin-type N-terminal cleavage/methylation domain-containing protein translates to MKPSIPSPQNAMPARAAFTLIELLVVIAIIAILAAMLLPALSKAKAKAYNIQCVSNLKQVMLGITLFAADNDDRLPFNTDQNGNPNGLPLGLNTRSSWADVYPTRPELGFHIAPYLANAKTLASAGTSESKVLVCPAFVRNPQYAARAPQAGDINQMRRMYRQRAYVEGATLWAYSSPKIGNIAQPSSNGAIVDSDRELPGGAPATMGDAWDQLPDDPAHGKTRNYAFFDNHVATYSATTNRHAETMTTGKQPYGWFTTTR, encoded by the coding sequence GTGAAACCCTCCATCCCATCGCCCCAAAACGCCATGCCCGCGCGCGCGGCCTTCACGTTAATTGAGTTGCTGGTGGTCATCGCCATCATCGCCATCCTGGCGGCCATGCTGTTGCCGGCCTTGTCCAAGGCCAAAGCCAAGGCGTATAATATCCAATGCGTCTCCAACCTGAAGCAGGTCATGCTGGGCATCACGCTGTTTGCCGCGGACAATGATGACCGGCTGCCGTTCAACACCGATCAAAACGGCAACCCCAACGGCCTGCCCTTGGGCCTCAACACGCGGAGCTCGTGGGCCGACGTCTATCCGACCCGGCCGGAGCTGGGCTTCCACATCGCGCCCTATCTGGCCAACGCCAAGACGCTGGCCAGCGCGGGCACGTCCGAAAGCAAGGTGCTGGTTTGTCCGGCGTTTGTCCGCAACCCGCAGTATGCCGCGCGGGCGCCGCAGGCGGGGGACATCAATCAGATGCGCCGCATGTATCGGCAGCGAGCTTACGTGGAGGGCGCCACGCTCTGGGCTTACTCGTCGCCCAAAATTGGCAACATTGCCCAGCCCTCCAGCAATGGGGCCATCGTGGACTCCGACCGGGAGTTGCCGGGCGGTGCTCCCGCCACCATGGGCGACGCGTGGGACCAGTTGCCGGACGATCCGGCTCACGGCAAGACCCGCAATTACGCCTTCTTTGACAACCACGTGGCAACCTACTCGGCCACGACCAACCGTCACGCGGAGACGATGACCACCGGCAAACAACCTTACGGCTGGTTCACCACCACCCGCTGA
- a CDS encoding response regulator transcription factor: MPIRVAIVEDDAPVRDALVEILENAPGLRCVAQFDCAEAALKNFRGEAVDVALVDINLPGRSGIELVGELKIRHPKLHLVMMTVYEDSEQIFNSLQAGATGYLLKRARPSEIVSAIHDVFKGGSPMSPEIARKVVLFFHQRHLGAAEASAEMEALTKRETEILSQLAKGNLYKEIAEHMGISLDTVRSHLQHIYNKLQVHSRHEAVMKFLGRQGAQPKE, encoded by the coding sequence ATGCCAATCCGAGTAGCCATTGTCGAAGACGACGCCCCGGTGCGTGATGCGCTCGTGGAAATTCTGGAGAACGCCCCCGGCCTGCGCTGCGTGGCGCAGTTTGATTGTGCGGAGGCGGCCCTGAAGAACTTCCGGGGTGAGGCGGTCGATGTCGCCTTGGTGGACATCAATCTTCCCGGGCGCAGCGGCATCGAGCTGGTGGGCGAACTCAAGATCCGTCATCCGAAGCTGCATCTGGTCATGATGACGGTCTATGAGGACAGCGAGCAGATTTTCAACTCCCTCCAGGCGGGAGCGACGGGCTATCTGCTCAAGCGGGCACGGCCGTCGGAGATTGTCAGCGCGATTCATGACGTCTTCAAGGGCGGGTCGCCGATGTCGCCGGAGATTGCCCGCAAGGTGGTGCTGTTCTTTCACCAGCGCCATCTCGGTGCCGCGGAAGCATCCGCAGAAATGGAAGCGCTCACGAAACGCGAGACGGAGATTCTTTCCCAGCTTGCGAAGGGCAATCTTTACAAGGAGATCGCCGAACACATGGGCATCAGCCTCGACACCGTGCGCTCCCATTTGCAGCACATTTACAACAAGCTCCAGGTGCACTCGCGCCACGAGGCGGTCATGAAATTCCTCGGCCGGCAGGGTGCCCAGCCCAAAGAATAG
- a CDS encoding LacI family DNA-binding transcriptional regulator gives MERDSNKSGAAVRQPGRVTLRDVAARVGVSHVTISLALRNHPSIPAPRREQIKKVADQMGYRPDPLLSSLVVYRHSKRPVRVQSSLVWLNHWDQPDRLRAEHREFDAYWRGASAAAERFGYRLEEIRWTADITAERFERILLTRGVRGVLIPPHPSVPDWGGFDWSKFSIIRFGLSVPSPDSHLVTSDQQRATVMALKKISSYGYQRIGMVVGDHLDRNIGGNYTGGFYAAQQLLKLRSVKSLLITEEEAYHRQPGKVKDALRRWLVKAKPDAVLTTDILIPAFIRELGYRIPEDIAVAGTSISDIPVDAGINQNGEAIGRTAVEMLVGLVNVNERGEPPAPCRILVESLWQDGKSLPRKTARG, from the coding sequence ATGGAACGGGATTCAAACAAATCCGGTGCCGCCGTCCGACAGCCTGGGCGGGTCACGTTGCGCGACGTGGCGGCCCGGGTCGGTGTGTCCCATGTCACAATTTCACTCGCACTCCGGAATCATCCGTCCATTCCGGCGCCGCGCCGCGAGCAAATCAAAAAGGTGGCCGATCAGATGGGCTACCGGCCGGACCCCCTGTTGTCGTCGTTGGTGGTGTATCGCCACAGCAAGCGGCCAGTGCGGGTGCAGAGTTCACTGGTCTGGTTGAATCACTGGGACCAGCCGGATCGGCTCCGGGCCGAGCATCGCGAGTTTGATGCCTACTGGCGGGGCGCTTCGGCGGCGGCGGAACGATTTGGCTATCGGCTGGAGGAAATCCGCTGGACGGCGGACATCACGGCCGAGCGCTTCGAGCGCATCCTGCTCACCCGCGGCGTGCGCGGCGTCCTGATTCCACCGCATCCTTCCGTGCCCGATTGGGGCGGCTTCGACTGGAGCAAGTTTTCCATCATTCGCTTCGGCCTGTCGGTGCCGAGCCCCGATTCGCATTTGGTGACATCCGACCAGCAGCGCGCCACGGTGATGGCGTTGAAGAAAATCAGCAGCTATGGCTATCAACGCATCGGCATGGTGGTGGGCGACCATCTTGACCGGAACATTGGCGGCAATTACACGGGCGGCTTTTACGCGGCCCAGCAGTTGTTGAAATTGCGCAGTGTAAAGTCGCTGCTCATCACGGAGGAGGAGGCGTATCACCGGCAGCCGGGGAAAGTGAAGGATGCGCTGCGACGTTGGCTGGTGAAGGCGAAGCCGGATGCCGTGCTGACGACGGACATTCTGATTCCTGCGTTCATCCGTGAACTGGGCTACCGGATTCCCGAGGACATTGCCGTGGCCGGCACTTCCATCAGCGACATTCCGGTGGACGCCGGCATCAACCAAAATGGCGAAGCCATTGGCCGCACCGCGGTGGAGATGCTGGTCGGCCTGGTCAACGTCAACGAGCGCGGTGAGCCGCCCGCGCCCTGCCGCATTCTGGTGGAAAGCCTCTGGCAGGACGGCAAATCTCTGCCCCGGAAAACGGCGCGCGGTTGA
- a CDS encoding glycoside hydrolase family 43 protein produces MPAIRNPILPGFHPDPSLCRVGEDYYIANSTFEWFPGVPIHHSRDLANWQLIGHALTRTSQLDLRGVADSAGVWAPSLSHADGQFWLVYTNIRQTGMGRPFKDIGIFLTTARNVCGPWSEPVELNSIGFDPSLFHDDDGRKWLVNMEWDFRKGRHRFAGIVIQEYDATARKLAGPQTKILEKPNILTEGPNLYKHDGWYYLMLAEGGTGWNHGISMARARDLLGPYELDPQPSVLTSREDAMLMLQKAGHGELVETPAGEWYLAHLASRPIRTKAGKNLASPDKTASAEAHAGHRCMLGRETCLQRVEWRDGWLRLATGETRPQETWPAPKVALGVSSGIPSARNDLAAGSDDGASWHDDFSSEMLDLRWSSLRVPPDESWLSLTERPGWLRLRGRDSMHSLFTQSLIARRVQHFQFTVETCLEFAPTHFTQMAGLIGYYDTRQHFYLRVTHDEKLGKVLGIVLTDDGVYDELLDSQVAINDWKQVFLRARFDCERLQFSASSDGRSWCNIGPVLDASKLSDDYGGTLRFTGAMIGVCAQDVGGTRAVADFDYFYYRPGSEA; encoded by the coding sequence ATGCCTGCGATTCGGAATCCCATTCTGCCGGGCTTTCATCCTGATCCAAGCCTCTGCCGGGTGGGTGAGGATTACTACATCGCCAACTCAACCTTCGAGTGGTTTCCGGGAGTGCCGATTCATCACTCGCGCGATCTCGCCAACTGGCAGCTCATCGGACATGCATTGACCCGGACGTCGCAGCTCGATTTGCGCGGCGTCGCGGATTCGGCGGGCGTTTGGGCGCCGTCGTTGAGCCATGCGGACGGGCAATTCTGGCTCGTTTACACAAACATCCGGCAGACCGGGATGGGCAGGCCATTCAAGGACATCGGGATTTTCCTCACGACGGCCCGAAATGTTTGTGGACCGTGGAGCGAGCCGGTGGAGCTGAACTCCATTGGCTTCGATCCGTCGCTGTTTCATGATGACGATGGCCGCAAGTGGCTCGTGAACATGGAATGGGATTTCCGCAAGGGCCGTCATCGCTTCGCGGGCATCGTGATTCAGGAATACGACGCCACCGCACGCAAGCTGGCCGGACCGCAGACCAAGATTCTGGAGAAACCAAACATCCTCACCGAGGGACCGAACCTTTATAAACACGACGGCTGGTATTATCTGATGCTCGCCGAGGGGGGCACCGGCTGGAATCACGGCATCTCGATGGCGCGCGCACGGGACCTTCTCGGGCCTTACGAACTGGATCCGCAGCCAAGCGTGCTGACATCGCGCGAGGACGCGATGCTCATGCTCCAAAAGGCCGGGCACGGGGAACTCGTTGAGACGCCCGCGGGTGAATGGTATCTCGCGCACCTGGCCAGCCGGCCCATCAGGACCAAGGCGGGCAAAAACCTCGCTTCGCCGGACAAAACGGCTTCGGCGGAGGCGCATGCGGGCCATCGCTGCATGCTGGGGCGCGAAACCTGCCTCCAGCGCGTGGAATGGCGCGATGGCTGGCTGCGTCTGGCGACGGGCGAGACAAGGCCGCAGGAAACATGGCCGGCGCCGAAGGTTGCTTTGGGAGTCTCGTCGGGAATTCCATCCGCCCGGAATGATTTGGCGGCCGGCTCGGACGACGGCGCCTCGTGGCATGATGACTTCAGCTCGGAGATGCTTGATCTGCGCTGGAGTTCGTTGCGGGTGCCGCCGGATGAATCGTGGCTTTCTCTCACCGAACGGCCCGGCTGGCTCCGGTTGCGCGGGCGTGATTCGATGCATTCGCTGTTCACGCAAAGTTTGATCGCGCGGCGCGTTCAACACTTTCAATTCACGGTCGAAACGTGTCTGGAGTTCGCTCCCACGCACTTCACGCAGATGGCGGGGCTGATCGGCTACTACGACACGCGGCAGCATTTTTATCTGCGCGTCACACATGATGAAAAACTCGGCAAAGTGCTCGGCATCGTGCTGACCGATGACGGCGTTTACGATGAACTGCTGGACAGTCAAGTTGCCATCAACGACTGGAAACAGGTCTTCCTGCGCGCCCGCTTCGACTGCGAACGGCTCCAGTTCAGTGCGTCGTCGGATGGCCGGTCGTGGTGCAACATCGGTCCGGTGCTCGATGCGTCCAAACTCTCAGACGACTACGGCGGCACGCTGCGTTTCACGGGTGCCATGATAGGCGTTTGCGCCCAGGATGTCGGCGGCACGCGTGCCGTGGCGGATTTTGACTATTTTTATTACCGGCCGGGCTCTGAGGCATGA
- a CDS encoding glycoside hydrolase family 88 protein, translated as MCEGTITGTPAVQPLPLAQETLRHAFEVCVRKTRRNIADLADAPKTWAWAEDGRYETFTEGFFDIGNWTSSFFTGMALLAWRQTKDEYFLNHTLRLAPLYREKATERFLDMHHDAGFLYTLYSVALHKLTGDPAHREVGLAAAEALYQRFNQTGNFIRAWGRLDTAEQDNLAIIDCMMNLPLFYWAARESGRSKYYDAAVRQADTTLKCFIRPDGSVYHAFRFDLQTGRPVGGDNYCGHSVDSFWARGVTWAIYGFALSHRHTGDPKYLEAALRLARKFIAQLDAEVVPVWDFRLPAGAERVRDASAAAVAVCGFQELRIQGAADAAIQQALHALLNRICGPDYLNADERCRGVLRSAYGNRVAYSSWGDYFLMEALSRALFQFEGWW; from the coding sequence ATGTGTGAAGGAACAATTACGGGCACGCCGGCGGTGCAGCCGCTGCCGTTGGCGCAGGAAACGTTGCGGCACGCTTTTGAGGTGTGTGTGCGCAAGACGCGCCGCAACATTGCGGATCTGGCGGATGCGCCGAAAACCTGGGCGTGGGCCGAGGACGGGCGTTACGAGACCTTCACCGAAGGTTTCTTTGATATCGGCAACTGGACGTCATCCTTCTTCACGGGCATGGCGTTGCTCGCCTGGCGGCAGACCAAGGACGAATACTTCCTGAACCATACCCTGCGTCTGGCGCCGCTGTATCGCGAGAAGGCGACGGAGCGCTTCCTCGACATGCATCACGATGCCGGATTCCTTTACACGCTCTATTCGGTGGCGCTCCACAAGTTGACCGGCGACCCGGCACATCGGGAAGTGGGTTTGGCCGCGGCTGAGGCGCTCTACCAGCGTTTCAACCAGACTGGCAATTTCATCCGCGCCTGGGGCCGCCTGGACACCGCCGAGCAGGACAACCTGGCCATCATCGACTGCATGATGAACCTGCCGTTGTTCTACTGGGCCGCGCGTGAATCCGGACGCTCCAAGTATTACGACGCCGCCGTGCGGCAGGCTGATACCACCTTGAAATGCTTCATTCGGCCTGATGGTTCGGTGTATCACGCCTTTCGCTTTGATTTGCAAACCGGCCGGCCAGTCGGGGGTGACAACTACTGCGGTCATTCCGTCGATTCCTTTTGGGCGCGCGGGGTGACGTGGGCCATTTATGGATTTGCGCTCAGTCATCGCCACACCGGCGATCCGAAGTATCTCGAGGCCGCGTTGCGGCTGGCGCGCAAATTCATTGCCCAGCTCGACGCTGAAGTGGTGCCGGTCTGGGACTTCCGGCTGCCGGCTGGCGCCGAACGGGTCCGGGACGCCTCGGCGGCCGCCGTGGCCGTCTGTGGCTTTCAGGAATTGCGGATACAAGGGGCAGCCGACGCGGCGATCCAGCAGGCCCTGCATGCCCTGTTAAACCGCATTTGTGGCCCGGACTACCTGAATGCCGACGAACGATGCCGCGGTGTGTTGCGGAGTGCCTACGGCAATCGGGTCGCCTACTCGAGCTGGGGCGACTATTTCCTCATGGAGGCGCTGTCCCGGGCTTTGTTCCAGTTCGAGGGATGGTGGTAA
- a CDS encoding two-component regulator propeller domain-containing protein, with translation MPHPAFNRTRCWAAILAFGWLLGPGAFSSPGSDGVLDDAGYWARTWQTDDGLPRNTVISINQTPDGYLWLGTPFGVVRFDGVTFTRMEGDFYAGFTRARSRVLYTDLHGRLWIGTGTAGIIRYDGNGFTVIDSRNGLPHPTVSTLCEDLRGTVWVGCQDGSLSWVDAEDRVHPVALFRGERISGAIQLVRDVQGTLWFAQGNAYGQLAEGAATNVAVIPGAAVVLCPGRRGGLWVSAGSALEKLPSPESNQPVETFRSPVKPNDQPTLFEDHAGTLWIGTPHGDLFRRSGQQFILEFSSSHRIQSIFEDAELNLWVGTEGGGVSRLQPRIFHTLTVREGLPQSVLRSVCEAANGDIWLSGQGPALLKWTAAGGLESVAGFTNIGTTCVLPKPGGGVWVGTVGWGLYSVEAGMPVRVGNSREFRNRQIRTLHQDAQGRLWVGCLPDGLARLSEGAFTPPQQFADQGLPHDAIWSMADDARGNLWLGTIGGELWCYDGTRFTHYGTADGLPGASIGALHFTPNGDLWIGTLGGGLGRLRQGRFVFADMRHGLADDAISSIVDDGLGFFWLSSDRGIVRVSQRDLEEFADGRQARFRAIRYGKDDGLANMECIGGYQPSVWQTRSGAIWFATSKGAVVVNPAVIPTNTPPPMPVLEKILLDDQAVTNRFNLKFAYGYRKLDFKFTAPSFNAPEQVHFRHQLVGLEADWIEDGPARSASYPRLAPGKYVFRFTACNREGIWNEGPVSIPFEVTPACWQTAWFRAAALLVFGGLVASGVRYRYVQKMRRKLRTLEQARAVEQERMRIARDIHDDLGARLTQMAFLSEMVADEVGDAAKSGKAGERLVRLADSSRAAIRSLDEIVWAVNPRKDSLPDFVDYLSHYANEFFRPSSTRCRQNLPLMIPDLPLPTHFRHHLFLACKEALNNVSKHAQATEVWLKLNVTAGDLEIIIEDNGRGFVIETTSASGNGVANLNARLAAIGGGCRVESLPGHGTKVCLHVKLPVVPNHDPKTRGPAIAPSSSSA, from the coding sequence TTGCCTCACCCCGCTTTCAACCGCACGCGTTGCTGGGCGGCCATTCTTGCGTTCGGATGGCTGCTGGGGCCGGGCGCGTTCAGCAGTCCGGGCAGCGACGGCGTGCTGGACGACGCCGGATATTGGGCCCGGACGTGGCAGACTGATGATGGCCTCCCGCGCAACACGGTCATCTCCATCAACCAGACGCCGGATGGTTATTTGTGGCTCGGAACGCCCTTTGGGGTGGTTCGCTTCGACGGCGTCACGTTCACGCGCATGGAGGGCGACTTTTATGCCGGTTTCACCCGGGCGCGGAGCCGCGTGCTTTACACTGATCTGCACGGGCGCTTGTGGATTGGCACCGGCACGGCCGGGATCATCCGGTATGATGGCAACGGCTTCACGGTCATCGACAGTCGCAACGGCCTGCCGCATCCGACGGTCAGCACCCTCTGCGAGGACCTGCGCGGAACGGTCTGGGTGGGTTGCCAGGATGGCAGTCTTTCGTGGGTGGATGCGGAGGACCGGGTGCATCCCGTCGCGCTGTTTCGGGGCGAGCGAATCTCCGGCGCCATTCAACTGGTGCGGGACGTCCAGGGAACGCTCTGGTTCGCGCAGGGCAATGCGTATGGCCAGTTGGCGGAAGGCGCGGCCACCAACGTTGCGGTAATCCCTGGTGCCGCCGTGGTCCTGTGCCCGGGCCGTCGCGGTGGCCTGTGGGTGAGCGCCGGCTCTGCGTTGGAAAAGCTGCCTTCCCCGGAATCCAATCAGCCCGTTGAAACCTTCCGCTCACCCGTCAAGCCGAACGACCAGCCGACGCTGTTCGAGGACCACGCGGGCACCCTCTGGATCGGCACGCCGCACGGTGACCTGTTTCGCCGGTCGGGTCAGCAGTTCATCCTGGAGTTCAGTTCGTCGCACCGGATCCAGTCGATTTTCGAGGATGCCGAGCTCAACCTTTGGGTGGGGACGGAGGGGGGTGGGGTGAGTCGTTTGCAGCCGAGAATATTTCACACGTTGACGGTGCGGGAGGGGCTGCCCCAATCCGTTTTGCGCTCCGTGTGCGAGGCCGCGAACGGAGACATCTGGTTGTCTGGCCAGGGACCCGCGTTGCTGAAATGGACGGCGGCCGGTGGCTTGGAGAGCGTGGCCGGCTTTACGAACATTGGCACGACCTGCGTGCTGCCCAAGCCGGGCGGCGGGGTCTGGGTTGGCACCGTCGGCTGGGGACTCTATTCCGTTGAGGCGGGCATGCCCGTGCGGGTGGGCAATTCGCGGGAATTTCGGAACCGGCAGATCCGAACCCTGCATCAGGATGCGCAGGGTCGCCTGTGGGTGGGCTGTCTGCCCGACGGCCTGGCCCGGCTGTCCGAAGGGGCGTTCACGCCCCCGCAACAGTTTGCTGATCAGGGCCTGCCCCATGATGCCATCTGGTCCATGGCCGACGATGCGCGCGGCAACTTGTGGCTGGGAACCATCGGCGGTGAACTGTGGTGTTACGATGGCACACGCTTCACTCATTATGGGACGGCGGACGGTTTGCCGGGCGCTTCCATCGGAGCGCTGCATTTCACGCCCAATGGAGATTTGTGGATTGGCACATTGGGCGGCGGCCTGGGACGGTTGCGCCAGGGCCGGTTCGTCTTTGCCGACATGCGACACGGGCTGGCTGACGACGCCATTTCCAGCATCGTGGACGATGGCCTGGGGTTCTTCTGGTTAAGTTCGGACCGGGGAATTGTCCGCGTGAGCCAGCGCGATTTGGAGGAGTTTGCCGACGGCCGGCAGGCACGCTTCCGCGCCATCCGTTATGGCAAGGACGACGGCCTGGCGAACATGGAGTGCATCGGCGGCTACCAACCCTCGGTGTGGCAGACTCGTTCGGGCGCCATCTGGTTTGCCACCAGCAAGGGCGCCGTGGTTGTGAATCCCGCGGTCATTCCGACGAATACGCCTCCCCCGATGCCCGTGCTGGAAAAGATCCTGCTGGACGACCAGGCGGTGACGAATCGCTTCAACCTGAAATTTGCCTACGGCTACCGCAAACTGGATTTCAAATTCACCGCGCCCAGTTTCAACGCCCCGGAGCAGGTTCACTTCCGGCATCAACTCGTGGGGCTGGAGGCGGACTGGATTGAAGACGGCCCGGCGCGCAGCGCCTCCTATCCGCGGCTGGCCCCGGGAAAATATGTCTTCCGATTCACAGCCTGCAACCGGGAGGGGATCTGGAACGAGGGGCCCGTTTCCATTCCCTTCGAGGTCACGCCCGCCTGCTGGCAGACCGCGTGGTTCCGCGCCGCGGCTCTGCTGGTGTTCGGCGGCCTGGTGGCCAGCGGCGTCCGCTATCGTTACGTGCAGAAGATGCGCCGCAAACTAAGAACCCTGGAGCAGGCGCGCGCCGTGGAACAGGAACGGATGCGCATTGCCCGCGACATTCATGACGACCTTGGCGCCCGGCTGACCCAGATGGCCTTCCTCAGCGAAATGGTGGCCGACGAAGTTGGCGATGCGGCCAAATCGGGCAAGGCGGGCGAACGCCTGGTCCGGCTGGCCGACAGTTCGCGGGCGGCGATCCGTTCACTGGACGAAATCGTCTGGGCGGTGAACCCGCGCAAGGACTCGCTGCCCGATTTTGTTGATTACCTCAGCCACTACGCCAACGAATTTTTCCGCCCTTCGAGCACGCGCTGCCGGCAGAATCTGCCCCTGATGATTCCGGACCTTCCGCTGCCCACCCACTTTCGCCACCACCTTTTCCTCGCCTGCAAGGAAGCCCTGAACAATGTCTCCAAGCACGCCCAAGCCACCGAGGTCTGGCTGAAGCTCAACGTAACCGCTGGGGATCTCGAAATCATCATTGAGGACAACGGACGTGGCTTCGTGATCGAGACCACCTCGGCCAGCGGCAACGGGGTCGCGAACCTGAACGCCCGTCTCGCCGCCATCGGTGGTGGGTGTCGCGTGGAATCCCTGCCCGGTCACGGCACGAAGGTCTGCCTGCACGTCAAACTGCCGGTGGTTCCCAACCACGACCCGAAAACCCGCGGGCCGGCCATCGCGCCGTCCTCATCCTCCGCCTGA
- a CDS encoding substrate-binding domain-containing protein: MNTLHSRNITKQLFQLMPALCLAAVLAGCSGKDGPSAEGAAPKRWHLAFVANSPGEYWAVVNLGCDIAAQQLGDVDVDFRYPSETTVEAQQQIVSNLLAAGVDGIAISPIDADKQLDFLNRVAGRTLLVCADSDAAQSKRLGYIGTDNVAAGAQAAELIKEALPAGGKVVLFVGYANAQNTRDRLQGIKAGLAGSKVEIVETLEDGQKGSVTGNNVRTALAKHPDLAGVVGISGYHGPALRTALHDAGKTGQVKIVCFDDNTDTLAGIVAGDIYGTITQKPFQIGKQTITHMEKYLRGDHAQLSGKKIFTDSRALTKTNVEHYIAEQKNIAFYLKDKSQ, from the coding sequence ATGAATACGCTCCACTCGCGCAACATCACAAAACAACTGTTTCAACTCATGCCGGCCCTGTGCCTCGCGGCAGTGCTCGCCGGCTGCAGCGGGAAAGACGGTCCGTCGGCGGAAGGCGCGGCGCCGAAGCGATGGCACCTGGCCTTCGTGGCGAACTCTCCCGGCGAATACTGGGCCGTGGTGAACCTCGGTTGCGACATCGCCGCCCAACAGCTCGGCGACGTGGACGTGGACTTCCGCTATCCGTCCGAAACAACGGTCGAGGCGCAGCAGCAAATTGTGTCCAATCTCCTTGCCGCCGGCGTGGACGGAATCGCGATCAGCCCGATTGACGCGGACAAGCAGCTGGATTTTCTCAACCGCGTGGCCGGCCGGACCCTGCTGGTCTGCGCGGACAGCGACGCCGCGCAAAGCAAACGCCTCGGTTACATTGGCACCGACAACGTGGCGGCGGGCGCCCAGGCCGCCGAATTGATCAAGGAAGCGCTGCCCGCCGGCGGCAAAGTTGTCCTGTTCGTCGGCTACGCCAATGCGCAAAACACCCGGGACCGTCTGCAAGGCATCAAGGCCGGTCTCGCCGGCTCCAAGGTTGAAATTGTGGAAACGCTGGAAGACGGCCAGAAAGGTTCCGTGACCGGCAACAACGTGCGCACGGCACTGGCGAAACATCCGGACTTGGCAGGCGTGGTCGGCATCTCGGGCTATCACGGGCCCGCCCTGCGCACGGCGCTGCATGATGCGGGTAAGACCGGCCAGGTGAAGATTGTCTGCTTTGACGACAACACGGACACCCTGGCGGGCATCGTGGCGGGCGACATTTACGGCACCATCACGCAAAAGCCCTTCCAGATTGGCAAGCAAACCATCACCCACATGGAAAAGTATCTGCGGGGCGACCATGCGCAATTGTCCGGGAAGAAGATCTTCACTGACTCCCGCGCCCTCACCAAAACAAATGTGGAGCATTACATTGCCGAGCAGAAAAACATCGCCTTCTATCTCAAGGACAAAAGCCAGTGA